The DNA region GAGGATCTCGTGGACGTAGACGTGCCCGAGTACGCGCAGGTACTGCGCACGATGTCGGTCGAACTCGGTCGGATGCTCGGTCACTTCCTCGCCCTCGGCACGTTCGCGCTGGACGTGTACGGCGACTTCACGGCCATCTTCCAGTACGCGATGCGGGACCGCGAGAAGGTTCAGAACATCTTAGAGGACCTGACCGGCCAGCGGATGATGTTCTACTACTTCCGCGTCGGCGGCGTCGTCTGGGACATCCCCGAACCCCGCGAGGAGTTCTTCGAGAAGATTCGGGACTTCATGGAGGATATCCCGCCGACGCTGGAGGAGTACCACGACCTGATGACGAACAACGAGATATTCCAGAAGCGGACGGTCAACACGGGCGTCCTCCCGTACGACGTGGCGAAGGAGTACGGCGTGACCGGACCGGTCGCCCGCGGGTCGGGCGTCGACTACGACCTGCGCCGCGACGACCCCTACGGCTACTACGAGGAACTCGACTGGAACGTCGTCACGGAGGACACCTGCGACAACTTCGCGCGGGTTCTCGTCCGCATGCGCGAGGTCGAGGAGTCCGCCCGAATCGTCGAACAGTGCGTGGACCTCCTGCAGGACTGGCCGGAGGACGACCGCACCCTGCAGGCGAACGTTCCGCGGACGCTCCGCCCGGAGAACGACAAGGAGATCTACCGAGCGGTCGAAATCGCCAAGGGCGAGTTGGGCGTCTACATCCGGTCTGACGGGACGGACTCGCCCGCCCGGTTCAAGATTCGGAGCCCCTGCTTCCACAACCTCTCTGCGCTCCCCATCATGTCGAACGGGGAGTACCTGCCGGACCTCATCGCGTCGCTGGGAAGCCTCGACATCGTCCTCGGAAGCGTGGACCGGTGACGCGGAGACGGTCCCGGTAACCGTCTCACCTCGTCGCCTCGCCCGCGCCTACTTCGCGCGTTCGCCGATTCACTCGCTGATTTTCGCGACGATGTCGTCCGCGACGCTCCGTGCCTCGTCTTCGCCGTCTACCCCGTCCACGGGCACGAGGACGCTCTGTGTCTCCCAGTCGTCGTCGCCGCCGCCCTCTTGGTGACCGGTGCGGACCTCGCTCCCGTCGAGGACCGACCCCGCGGCGTTCTCGGCCCAATCAGGTGTCCGAATCTCGTCGAACTCGTCGGGGTCGGCGTAGCGGACGTGGTAGTAGTCGTCACCCTCTTCGACGGCCTCGATGGAGTGGTTCTCGGCCATGCTGGGACGTTCGCTCGGCCCGGGAAAAAGTCGTCCGGCCGGGTCACGCGGCCGGGACGTTCACTCCTGCGTACCGGGGTTCGAGAGGCCCTCGACTGCGGGGCCGTCGATGACGTCGCCGTCCACCTCGAACCGCGACCCGTGGCAGGGGCAGTCCCACGACTTCTCCGCAGCGTTCCACTTGACGATGCAGTCCATGTGCGTACAGACGGCGGAGACGGCGTGGAGTTCGCCGTCCTCGTCGCGGTAGAGGCCGTACGGTTTGCCGTCGTGGCGGACGATTCGGGA from Halopelagius longus includes:
- a CDS encoding NADH-quinone oxidoreductase subunit D produces the protein MSSQRPTQTTGEEAVASQSEVEALLEEYVIDREDHVNAPAYVIRPDDVQNVLSTLKNEAGFDHLSCLTPQEYGDRYESIYHLTSYDDRTREVSIVVPAAKDDPHSQTAVPVYETANWHEREAYDLVGIRYDEHPDLRRILLPETWQGHPLSMDYDQDRPQIVSLRENAALFESETQTEDDDTLFINVGPHHPATHGVLHLKTVLDGEQVVDVEPDIGYLHRCEEQMAQQGTYRHQIIPYSDRWDYTANMPNEWAVARAIEDLVDVDVPEYAQVLRTMSVELGRMLGHFLALGTFALDVYGDFTAIFQYAMRDREKVQNILEDLTGQRMMFYYFRVGGVVWDIPEPREEFFEKIRDFMEDIPPTLEEYHDLMTNNEIFQKRTVNTGVLPYDVAKEYGVTGPVARGSGVDYDLRRDDPYGYYEELDWNVVTEDTCDNFARVLVRMREVEESARIVEQCVDLLQDWPEDDRTLQANVPRTLRPENDKEIYRAVEIAKGELGVYIRSDGTDSPARFKIRSPCFHNLSALPIMSNGEYLPDLIASLGSLDIVLGSVDR